The window TATCACTTAAACTAAACAAAGCACCCTCTTTGGCGGGAGTAACAGGACATTTCTGGAATAGTTTGTCTCTCCTCCCCCAAATGCCCAACCCCCTCCGCTGACGCCACAGAGGGGCCCAGGAAAAGGGGACAGGGATAAAGGGGGGAacagggaagaagaaagaagcgTGCCAAAGAGCAAACAGCCTCCGAAGCTTGCTGTTTTCCATCTACCTTTCACTTTAAAGCATCTATTATTGCTTATTCTCCCTCATGTCTGTTAGCACTACCCATGATCTCGAATTTCCTCCCTATTTCCTGTaatatctctgtctctcttgctGCATCCCGGCTCTCAGTGTGTGCAGTCTGATTTGCTGCAGACTCCGGAGGGTCAGTGCCTTGCCAGACTGAGAGAGAATAGAAAAGTGTAAAATGCTGtggccttcttcttcttcttcttcttggacACTTGAGACACAGAACTTACATAACGGCTTTAAAGCAGCTCCTTCTGTTCATGTtccataaatatattttgacgTATAATTGCATCATGTGGTTTGAATTTTCTGTCTGCAAAGAGGGCTCACTCCAGACGGTTTACCTGTGAACTGGTAATCCCCTCAATGCTGTGCGCTCTGCTTTCCATGTCATATGTGTCTGGCCATTGCCATGGGAACAGTTGCTGTGCTGCATTGCCACCCTAGATCCAGAACTGAATGGTTCTCTGTGGGTGTAGCGCTTTGGGGGAAATGGAGTAATCATCCCATTGATGTGTCTCTGGTCTCCTAAGGATCAGCTAATACTAGTGTTAGTGTGGTGACGGCCGTGAACCATGATACCCCCAAACACTTCACGGCCAAAGCTTTATATTGGAATTTTATCATGTAAAGTGAAAAAGAGGACCTTCATTTGCCGAACAAAGGCAGTGATCTAATCCATGCTTTTCAGATATTGAATTcagaggggggggaagaggCGACGGGAGAGGACAGCCGCAGTACAATGGGAGCCAGCAGGCAGATCACACAGAGCCATCCCACTGGGTGTCACACAGGGGACAACAGCAGCCGGCCTGTCCGCACCAGCAAGGAGCTGCCAGACTGACTTAATGCTCCAAAACAACGTCTGCTATTGAGGACAGTTCAGAACCTGCATCTCAAATAGGAAACAAATATTCTTTATGCATAGTTGTTCAGCCAAAACTGATGTGTTTGTCTTATCTTTGTAAATCTGTCGGCAAATTTAGCTGcttacagacatgcactgatgtCGGGATATTTTCCTGGAATTTGTAATCTGTATGTGAGAGCGCAAaccagttgctctggacattttctggtccttctcctgccagccccctagtaaatGTAATGTCTAGAAACTctccaagtgagcccatgtgagaatactgCAGGGAAAGTTCCAGAAGATTTGCAGCAAGGGAGTGCtcatgacatttctaacatgcaacataCATGAAACTGGAGCAATACAAATAGCtggggatgaaaaagaggtgtcatgtgccaaagacacaaacaaagacatgaacttGGAAAGATGAGATCTGAGAGCTTTTGtgcttaaaaactaaaacactgcCTCCTACATGCTCTATCCAGACGCCACCCTTCGTCAAGATGATCTCTGAAAACAGTGCATGTTAATAATTTgcaaaaacacagtttatttgtgtatgtCCTTTGCATTACACATACACTTTGCACCTCTGCAGTTGTAAAATAGCAGGAAATATTCTGGTGAGAACTGAAATGATTGACGACACATGGATGCAGATAAAGAAACGATATTCAGTGGTTTTCACCAAGGCTCTGCTACAGTATTATGCTGAATGAAGAGGTGCATTCCTCAGCGCAGATACTTGAATGACCTCCAAGCATGTCCTTGTGAATAGATGAATACGGTGCATTCTTTCTAGGCTTGCCATGCCTGGAGAATGACATACCTCAACAGGCTTGGTATCCACAGAGCGATGTAACTCTACACCAAGTCTTCAATAAAGGCTGTGGTTTTAGTATTTaagaagtgaaatgaaaatgattttattctAGGAGCAAATGAGAACAATATCCGATTTCAGTTTCACAGTGATGGTGCTCAATTTTACCAGTATGCGGTTTAACTGAAAATTGAATAGGTCGTCTTGGAAGGGAAAATAACTCTGCCAGTCAGCATGGCAGATCTCATTTAGATACTGGGCAAAGCTAagttaatcaaattaaatactttttctgcCCTCTGATGTAGAAGCCAAACCATATTTGTCCATTTCTACGCTCCCTCCATTGCTCCCCCCCTACATGGCTGTGAGATGAGAAAAGAAGTCCTAATGAGGAGAAATGGAGAAGGTCTAGAGTGCATGTCAGaagaggtggatggatgggGAGATAAGACGGAGATATCACTGACAGTTTGCAGCATCCTCCCATAGATTTTCAGATTATTGCTGTGTGTGAAAGGGCAATATAAATCACTGCTATTGCTGCTCTGATCCTGTCATAATTTCAGCCATCcaaaaaataattcagttacaattcagattttaatacaaaaatctCATCTCAAATCTGAGTCCTATCTGTTGCTTATGGCTTTGGTCCTAAATCAGGAGGGCACACGCCGCTTCCATTGCTCTCAGTCCCACCCCCTCCGGCACTCTGTCTTGTCTTTGTGCAGTCaagtaaaaaaggaaacaagaggCCATCTTAGTCACTCTGCCACTCCAGAAGGTTCCTCTTACTCTTATTAGACAGCAGTTTGGCAGATTAATGGAGGGGAAGTCTGCCGGAGCAGTTGAGACAAGAGGATGGTCCCCATATAGTCTTTTCCCTTCTACTAAAGTGTTTTCAGGGGCCGCCTGTGATGTATATGAAAGAGGGATTGTCTGAAATGGGCCCTCTTTGGGTGAATGCAGTAAAACGCCCACAGGGCCATAAAGGTTGTGCAACAGAGATGTGATTTTCATCACAGATAATCGGGACCTTTTTTCAGGTTCAGCCCCAGTTATGAGCCAAGTGCTATCAGTCGAAACTtgttacagatgttttttaagATCTTTGTCTATTgccttgtgtttttatgtatgtaATCATTAAACCCAGTACTTCATGGTTTGTGTACTCACTGATTCTTCAGGAATGATACCTATGACATTGCTGATAGTTGATCTCCTATTCTAACGatagtttctatttatttaagGCGGGAAGTGATGGAGAGAGCATCGGGAACTGCCCCTTCTCCCAGAGGCTCTTCATGATCCTGTGGCTGAAAGGAGTCGTCTTCAATGTCACCACAGTGGATCTCAAGAGGTGAGTcatgctcctcttcctcctggtaTTATCTTATTCCTCTTGTTCATTTATGCCCAACATTAGATACGTACTGTATACGGAAACGTACACAGCCATCTGTCTGCACTCTGCGTTCGTTAGGCAGTCGCCATATTTGTTGTTGTCACAACCCCTCAACTCTGTGCTGCCGTCCAGTGGATGTTCAGCTTAAAATCCGTGCCTAAGTAAAGGATCCATGGAAGTATGTGGGTAATTGAGGTTATGTCATTTGTAAACATGCGTCTTTTCGTACGTAGAGGCAGAATTAATTAGCCTTTACTCTGTTTGATAGCCTCACACCCATTTTCGGGGCGTTTCCATGAAGGGCTCAATAGCTCCGTAACACGTTGATCGCGCCCCACCGCTCAACACACTCGGCGCTTCCCGACTACTTATTTGGTTTTCCCATGACCCTTTCCCAGGATGGAGAaaatcagagaaaaacaaacacacagactctgGAGGGGCTATTTGAGTTTCTTCGCTCCGCTCACTTCCTGCCTAGATTTTGGTCGGCaacatgttatttttcatgCCTGGAATCAGAAAACCCTGTGATCCTCTGCAATTTTCCTCCCAGCTGCTGGGGAACGTGCTTTCATATGTGGATTCCAGCACCAACAAAGTTCCTTAACCAAAACCCCACtatgttctgtctgtgtgattCATCTAAATGGTCTCCTCAATGTTTTTCCACATGCTAAGCCAGGACGGGCGAGTTCCAGATTATGTTCAGCCAAGGCTGTTGGTCAGATGGATGTCTGGTTTCTATGGTTTTTCTTCGTCGTGTATGTTTGACTCAGAGATTCAataattctgacattttataccTGAGGCTCCTCCTGTGACACATGTAGATCACTGCATgctaaaaaaaatccaaataatgTCCCAGACAAATGTGCCCTCTTTATACAGCTAAATGGAGGAAAGCAGTGTTAATATGCTTATTTAGTTGTTTGGTTATAGTGCATGCCTGCACGTTCGAGATGAGAGCAAAGGTTTGGACACATTTGCATCTATTTTACCTGTGGCTGTGGGTGTGTGACATGAAACAGTGTGCTGATATCCTGTTCAAGGCAATGGAGGATGTCCGCTCACTTAGCAGTGTCCGTTTACCCCTTGCGcctcaaacaagcctttgtTCAGCTGAGGGGAAAACTTAACTACTCTGTTTTTATTCCCCTCTAGAGGCAAAACAGATTCAGcctttgctttttatttccccatAAAGACTAAAGAAGGTGAACGTGTTGTTCAGCTTCTTTACTCTTTAGTCAACATAAAACGACTGTGTTGCATAAGGAGGCGTGTGTTTGCTGTATTTATGACTCTTTTAATGGTCGTGTTTGAAATGGACAGTTCTTGTTGTTACACCTGCAGAAGGACGTGAATGCCACACTTCATGTCCCTGAACTGAGATATTCTTTGTATCTCCTGAGTTTATGTCTTCTCTTGGGTCAGGCCAGTCGTATTAATATTTGTCTCTGTGATGAAAGCCTCTGGGAAGTTTCTTACCCACTCCTCAGTGATATCAGAGGGTGAAGGGAGCCACTTCCCCTTTCACATGCCATAGAGATGAAgtcatttcccttttttattttttgtgccCTCAGATGGCTTGTCCCAAAACTCGCCCACAATTATACACACTGCCACAACACAGACCTGGATTTTGTGGCTAATTATATGAGACCAACAGAGGATTCGCACTGTCTGCTGGCGTACACCCATCTGTCAGGCTGCGTGTTATGTTGTCTTTATAAGCATCTGGGTTCTGTGGATTTGTGTTCACACCACTCACTTAACACATgctcatttttgtttgtgtgtcagtgtcatctGCCTGCCAGAGACATCTGGTACAAAATGTGCTGGTTTgaaggctgcagagagagaaagggacacacaatcacactcgtGGAGACAGAcaaacccacacatgcacagttgAAGACATAGCAGCTTTAAATGGATAAAGAAGAGGGCTGATTCGGTCAAGGAAGAGTGGTTTAAAGTGCAGCAGGCTGTCACAGAGCAACTCTGTTACTTGAACcataaaaagtgaataaatacatatttttctaaTGTATTTACACCAGAATAAATCCGACCAGTTATGAATCTTGTTTCATTTACAACCTTTTATCACTAACTCATCAGTTTTTAAGgaaatttttttcatttacgCGGCGTGCTTGCCTCTGCTAGCTTCAGTCCACTGACGTTGCCCCATTCTCTGTCATCCAGGAAGCCAGCAGACCTCCAGAATCTGGCCCCCGGCACACACCCGCCCTTCATTACCTACAACGGTGAGGTCAAAACTGACGTCAACAAGATCGAGGAGTTCCTGGAGGATGTCCTCTGTCCACCCAAGTGAGTGCTTTCTCATCCCTGTGTCAACAGCCTGCCACACCTATATTCCAAACACAGTGCAGTTCTGTCTAATATTATTTGTTCAGTACATTTCACCAACAAGGCTATTCAaagtattttacacaatataacGGGTAATGTaataaattgtaaaagcaacataagacaatacaaaaaagTTATATAGagaatacaaaattaaaaaaatagagTGAAAGTAACAGTGCAGTGTAAGAAATTGGTcatcatttgatttattaaaagcCAGTTGAAAACAGGAAAGTACTTGCTCAGGCAGTACATATGATAAATTGGAATCGATATAGATAAGAGAAGCATTTCACTGTCTCCATGTTCAGTATTGACTCTGGGGACAGAAAGTAGACTCATCACAGACGATCGGGGGGGTCTGGAGGTTTCTTAACGTAGCAGTAGATCAGAAGTGTATATTGTCTCCAAACCTTTCAGAGCTTTTTAAATCAACAGCGGGACTTTGACAGACAGGAAGCCAGTGTGAAGAGCACACATACATCTTTAAGAACAGGTCACAAATGTATACTTTCACCcctttcattattttaatattttttattcatttctagTGTGATTAGTGCACACAACTTGAATTTGTTGTGGACTATTTTCAGAAGTGGATTAATCCACATTTAGTGATTTGGTGAATATTAATAGCAGCAGGTTCGATGTGCGTGGGATtgatataaaaagtaaatggCACTGCTGttattgacaaaacaaaaatatataataacaaaaatgcATAGTAACATCATATTCTTCATATTTGTGGACCTGTATGTTTACTTGTACcgaacgtgtgtttgtgtgaaggtaCATCAAGCTTGGTGCGAGACACCCTGAGTCGAACACAGCTGGTATGGACATCTTTGCCAAGTTTTCAGCTTACATCAAGAACTCAAAGCCAGATGCAAATGAGGGTAAGTTACCTACATCCGTTtgtgacacacgcacacacatgcacacacacacacagagagagtaaaGAGAGGTGGATCCAGAAACCTTCCCATTGTTCAGGGAGTTATTGGTTGCTAGGTGACATTGGTAGCCCTGCCCTGATTGGTGGATTAGAGCCTCACTCAGGAACACAAAGCCTTTgttctgcagcctcctcctgtcctcacGCGCTCTGTCTCACCTGGCGGAGCTTTCCAGAAAACCACAGAGCAGCTGTCCTGAGAACGGACCATAGCAACCTCTAAACAATCTCATCTCTCCAGTTCTTGATTTGCACACCCTGCTGTCAAAGAGAAAAGCTGTACCATGAAATAACAGATAAGATTATTGgaacaatatgaaaaatatgtaCACTATTGACTTTGAGATTCCTGCGTGAAACCATTTGTGAAATAATTTTCTGGGAAAGATGTGAATCATCTTAACAAACCACCAAGATTTTGTATCATGCTGTCATTGGCTGTTCTCCACCCTGAGAAAATATTGAACCACGAACAGCTGGATGTGAAAGACAAGGCTATGTCAACAGTTGGAGGCTGAATCTCATGGTTCAGTGATAAAGCAACAGGTCACGTCTGCCTGTGGACGACTGAATCGAGCACAGTTacattcatttcatattttccaACAGCAGAGTAAAGTATTAATGATGAATctatagatggatagataagATAAAGCAGAACACCTGACTAATCAGACCAATGCAAATGTGTGGTCAGGAACAAGCTTCTCAGAGTTTGTATTTATAACAGGGCTCTTGTATTCCACAGCTGTTGTAATGGGTTGGGTCAGATTGAACAGGTGCTGATGTTACAGCCACGTCGCTGTATGTCAAATATGTGGTGAAATGCTGCCCTCATGTGGTTGCTCAGCAAATAGCTGAAGCAGCTGGGGAACAGGGCCTCAGGAAAAGCCAACACTGACAGAAGTTAACGATCTGCTCATACTGAACATATAATTAGATTGAAATTAGTTTATTGtggttttttaaataatatcttAACATCTCGTGTGTTGCAGCTCTGGAGCGTGGGGTACTGAAGACGCTGCAGAAGCTGGATGAGTACCTCCGATCACCACTGCCCGATGAGATCGACCACAACAGCATCGAGGACATCAAGGTCTCCAGCCGCAAGTTCTTGGACGGCGATGAAATGACTCTGGCCGACTGCAACCTGCTGCCCAAGCTGCACATAGTGAAGGTGAGTGAGGACACACTTTTAACTGTATATTCAGGATCTTAAAAGAATGCGTGTTGTTTTACACTTGGTCAATAATTGTCTCAGCGTAGCTCCACCCAACTTTAGACCTAAACAGCCAGAATAAGCAAAAACACCCTTGTACCCTTCAAACAGATTAGTCATTTAGTGAAATCTCTGCTATTCTCACAATGAACCAGAGATACTgtcataaataaacatttttatgatgCTGATACATATCTGTGCTAATGGTGATTCCCATTATTAATTAATCTGCCAGTTATTTCCCTCAACACAATGTAAGGCAATTATGTACattatcagaaaataaaaaatgtcttgtttttcctgaCTTATCATCCAAaatccaaagatattcagtATAGCaggtttggaaaaaaaacaactaaaatatatattttttttaacttttgattTATTAGCTTCTTTGTGATAAGTGACTTCAACAATTAAATTATTAACCTTCAAATTAACGTAAATATATTTAACTCTCCAATAATTCTTGGTTGTGCCACAAAACAGTATCTTTGTGTGCTGTAAACCAACTTACAGATTTCTTATTGTATTCAGTTTGTTGACTCAtgctgtaaaatacatttaaggCTGGAAGAGGCAGAATTTTCCTTCTGTTGATGATGTCTTGTTTAGACTGATTGTTCAAACATCTCAACGGTAAAATTGTTAACGGTAACCGTTGGAGATTTGAAAGTTGCACATAGCATCTGTTATTCTTACAGTCATTAGTCTTTTCAAACTTATTTCTTCAGCTTTTTAATTACAATTATAGTATCATTAATcatgaattaataaaataatcctacattagttgtagtttttaaaataattagttATTTCTAGGGAAACAAGGGTAAAACAttagcaacattttttttaaagcatagAGAACAATTTGCAGTTTACACAAATTTTCAAAGCAGGTTTTGGTTGGTAAAAAGTGCAATTATTTGACAGATTAtattgtctttgattttaaatgagctCCAAACTGatgcaaagaaataaaaactatatcACATTATATGAAACAAATTGAATACACACATTctgagtaaaaaaataaataaaaaaagactacGTAGTTTAATTTGTGAGCTTTATTgttcaatattattttattccgTTCATGACTCATGATACCTTACTTTCCCTGCAGGTGGTGGCCCAGAAGTACCGAGGCTTCGACATTCCCAAAGAGATGACGGCCATCTGGAAGTACCTGAACATCGCCTACACCCGCGAGGAGTTCACCAACACCTGCCCCAGCGACAAGGAGATCGAGATTGCCTACGGAGACGTAGCCAAGAGGCTGGTGAAATGAGCCCGTGTGTCctgacctcctccctccctctgccgcCCAGTAACCACCATCCTCTTCACACTCCCCTgcacctctgtctctcctcagcaCCGGGACTGATGTGCTCATTcacgagaaagaaaaaaaaaaactctggacttcttttccttctcttcttcattcGTAGCGAATGCATGAacccttcatctctgtctctccgccTCTCTGCCTTCCCCTCAGATTTTGATGATCTCTTTATTCGGTACAGCAAAGGTCAGAGTTGTTCCAATGTTTTCCACCGGAAAAGAGCAGCCCAGATGTGTATCAGTGCTTATCGATGTCGGGAGCCTCATCACACACGCTCCCTGATAAGTGACCTTCAAGATGAccttctctctgtgttgatgGGGAAAGTTCACAAGCTGttgttgattttctgtttgtttaatattgacgatgctcttttttttctagGTTTGGTATAAGAATgaagctgtttatttttgtttcctgtcttttgGCTTATTAAGAGGCGTTGTAAACAGtgttgaagtttttttttttgttgttgttgctcaaGTTTTTGACAGGTTTAAGTAGAAGGGAATCCAAACCTGAGTGGTTGACATATCAAGGAAGAgatgctttattttattgttgagcttgtttcaaaataaataattgtaagCGCAGGTAAAGCTACCTGGTATTCATGCTCTGATTTCCTCATTGCCTCAAATGGGCCAATGGCTTGTAGCTCGGCTCAGTAGAATTGTAGGACGTTTCCTGTaacagctgcagaaacaactcAGGAAAAATACAACCTgaggtttaaaaaatataaactatGTAGCTTACAGACTTGTTCAAAGGTTTATAGATAGTCCAGcctggccttttttttttttattatcaccACATTGCCATAGAAAATGACGCTAGCATACCTGTACCGCTACAGTAAGTGAGTGTATTACACATTGCAGACCAAAAACGGGCACATTATTCAGGTCTCACTGTGGATAGAATGACCGCTATAAAAACTAGAAgtcaaaagaaagaagaaaccacaatctctctctgtctgtttctccagAGTGAAGAACGCTAATGTGTGGTCAGGTGCCAGGAAAGGCAACACTAAagatatttatgatttaaaaagaaaaacaaatcaaggaGAGGGTAGCAATGAAATACTGTGTATCGGATTGACTTTCACTTTCTCGTCCGTATGTAGATCGATCTCTTAAGGTAGTGAATGTACGTTATCATACAGTAGCTCCAAAAGTGCTTTAGTGCggaaaaaagcaaaacatgtttgttcttTTGCTTTCTCCCGTTTGCCATGTTTTTGTTATGAAACAAATTTgatagagagaaaaagaagatgtgtaaataattttgttttgattgctCAGATTTCAACGTGTACATTTTATACATGTCATTGGAACTTTGATGGAAAACGTCGCCTGCTTGGATTTTAAATTCTAGACTAACCCATCTCCTCTTTGCCTtacttgttttctctctgccgATGTTTTGCAGGaaggtttctttttctttcagagaTCATTTCATTACAACGTGTGTGAAGTtgtacaaagacaaaataaacaagctatgtcatggctttttttttttttaacaatattgACTGAATTGAAATAAACTTCTTATTGGCACTCTGACTTGTGTTATTGTGCAcacatcttttcatttaaatgactCTCTCAGCCAGTTGGCCAGAGGCATTATATTTTTGGGTTGTCTTTCcgtccttctctccttcttgaGAACACAATGTCTCAACAACACCTTGAgggattttcaaaatattttgcCTCGCAGATGCAAATTTGTGTagtgcttttccagtcttatgaACCACAAAAAGCGCTTCACAGTACAAGCTACGTGCACCCATTTTACAGCACTTCGATATGCAGCACTCCGTATATCACACACTATTCACACTGTCACTGCGGCCTTGCAAAATCAGTTTTTGGTCGTGTGAATGCCACATCTTAGGAGCAcattgagggaatttcttcaaatttgtttcaaacattcacttggactcaaagataaactgattagaatcTGGATGTCAGCGGTCAAGGTCAGTCTGACCTTACAAACcctttttgccttgtgaacacgttATCTTAAGAAGCCATCGAGAGGATCCTTTCAAAATTGGctcaaatgttcaaataaactcacagattaactgactAGATTTGGGTGGCAAAAGGTCAAACGTAATGGTGACCTGACATGAGTCTGGAAATAAAACTGTCGACTGGAATTGCATTGGTTGTTGAAGGCATACAACTACATGGGAATAATTCTAGTTTAGAGAAGATTGAGTTGTCTTTAGCTCTCAACTTTATTTACTATCTTCATCTTTTAAGATAAATGTTCAGTTTATAATAAGTTCCCAATTGGAGCAAGCACCCCTTCAAATTTAAATTGACTAGTTTGTGACATCCCCAGGTTTATCATGACTCACTTCGCGTGGCTCCATTGAATAAGAAGCCTGACTCCCCTTTACAGTgaaacttaaaggggacatatcatgaaaattccactttgttagtgcttctacacgttaatctggcatgtctaccaacccaaaaactctggaaaaaaaacactcgcgcgttttgttatggttcctctaagtcagaaacgtcttgtgcttgagtgactggaatgagcttcctgtgtactgtgtcgtcacaatacactggaagtctccctacatggccttggcccaccccccacctcatcccccccgcccccccacactcgttacgccgggtttacaccggacgcggaagcgcagcgccACGCAGcacagcgccgttctcaagcgcgcagccgcctggctgttcacacgggacgcgcatttctccgcgctggtcagcccgcgattctgctttctccgcttgttgttgtacccgttgaatgtcggggtttgggggtaaatgatggtcttcatagcccccccactcccctttctctctctgtctgtctgcttgtgtgcttgtaggataagaggggacatttaattatgtgattcGAAAATtaaaaactccaggacaacagaagggaatacaaagtatgggatgcatatttgataatttatatcatataaaatatgtaatttatattgtttaaaatcacatgggtggagaggggagagggggagctggctcactagcatttaaaggaatgaggcactcaaaacaggtcactctgtggagggctgttttatacagggtaaaaagggtgctgttttaaatgatccttgtggtattttgaccaaagtatgttacagacatttcattaagaccccaaggaaccatatcaacttgtggtaaaatgggcatgctatgtcccctttaaaagttctttcttggcctcAGGGTGAAG of the Hippoglossus stenolepis isolate QCI-W04-F060 chromosome 10, HSTE1.2, whole genome shotgun sequence genome contains:
- the clic4 gene encoding chloride intracellular channel protein 4; amino-acid sequence: MSLSVPQNGVKADNEPVIELFVKAGSDGESIGNCPFSQRLFMILWLKGVVFNVTTVDLKRKPADLQNLAPGTHPPFITYNGEVKTDVNKIEEFLEDVLCPPKYIKLGARHPESNTAGMDIFAKFSAYIKNSKPDANEALERGVLKTLQKLDEYLRSPLPDEIDHNSIEDIKVSSRKFLDGDEMTLADCNLLPKLHIVKVVAQKYRGFDIPKEMTAIWKYLNIAYTREEFTNTCPSDKEIEIAYGDVAKRLVK